Part of the Rhinoraja longicauda isolate Sanriku21f chromosome 22, sRhiLon1.1, whole genome shotgun sequence genome, CTCCTCTTCAGTCTGCGCTCCGGGCAATACTCGGATGGGAACACCAGGGGCAGTTATACTGTCAGTTACGGAACAGGATCACATCCACCAATGGTCAAAATGGATCCAAACttttcacttaaaaaaaaaataatacaaatgcttttattcaaaacaaacaaaaatacagaGTAGTAACACGATCAAAGACCGCCTATAATGACAGTTTACAaagttatcaaattaaaatctaGCCAATTTTATCACCAATACATTCCAGCTGccgtggcgaccagcgttcacggaaggtctCCAGAGTCCCGGTGGTCACTGCGTGTTCCCTCCCCAGGGACGTTTCACATTGGGAGTCCACAATTAGGATCTGGAAATTCAGAAACGGGCTTTTGGAGATCGGAGCTCAGAAACTGGGGTCTTTGGATCCTGAGCTTGAGACACTCGGCCCGGTGAAGCAGACTGGCCATCCGTGCTCCAGGTGCGGCCACGTCAATGTCTCGTTGGAAGCTCAGGATCCATGGGTTCAGTTTCTGTGGCAGGGTGGGAGGGATTCTGAGGCCATTGAAGGGTTGGGTCAATATCTGGGGGTTCACAATCTGATGGGAGATGGGTTTTGGGGTGGCCATTGCCTGTGGTCAGGAATCGTGGACGGAGACCAGGGTTCAGGGTGTACACCGGCTGGGGTTCGGGTTCAGGGCCTTGGTCTGGGGAGTTCACGGTTCGGAAGGTGGGAACCAGGGGTCCGGCCCACGGGATCACGGTGGTCCAGGTGCTCGGATCAGGGACACATGGGCGGGCCGGGGGTCAGGGCCGAGGCCGGGGCCGCAGTTTGAGCTCAGGGCCCGGTGCTTGTGACGTGGCGCTGAGGTTAGTGCTGGCGCCGCGCCGCGGCCGGGAGAGGACCCGCGGGAGGAGGGAGCAGCACGGCGATGCAGCGAGGTGAGGAGGGGCGGGCGTGGACCCAGGGGTGGGGACATGGGCGGCGAGGGAGAGGGTTcggggctgggggtgggtggtggcgagggcagggtgggggtgttgggtgcagGTGGGTGCCGCAATGGGGTCAGGGCTGAGGGAGGCCATGCAGTGGCGAGGCATCGAGTGTTTgcagggagggggtgatggtcACGGATCAGTGACGAGGGATggatggggtgtgggtggggagggcggGTGTAGACAAGACGGTGGCGAGGTGTGGGCAGGGGGGCGATGGATGTAGGTGAGTGGTGGGATCacaggtgggtgtgggcaggcggTGAGAAGTGGATGTGGTTAGGGTGTGACACCAAGTATCTGTATCTagctatctcagccttaaatatcCCGGTGGACATTACCCCCGTCTCTGTGACAGAGCTCATCAACCTCTGCGAGATGAAACTCTTGATTCTGAGCCCATTCCCTCCAGCTCTGGACTCCGCCTGGTCCTGAGGAGTGTAATGTCCCCAAATGATCATCACTAtttttcgaaggtagacacaaaatgcaggagtaactcggcaggtcaggcagcatctcaggagagaaggaatgggtgacgtttcgggtcgagacccctcttcagactgatgtcaggggaggggaggggacaaagataggatgtagtaggaggcaggaagacagtgggagaactgggaaaggggaggggatagagagggacagaggaactatctgaagttagagaaatcaatgttcatacccctggggtgtaaactgcccaagcgaaatatgagatactgttcctccaatttgcgccgggcctcactctgacaatagaggaagcCCATCACTATTGAATTGAAAGCATCCATCACGTCGCCTAGccatgctctccggagatgccacctggcccgttgagttactccaacacttttgtctttttttccctcaTCCATACCCAGATTAGCCAAGTGAACGTTCTCCAAGAGCCCCTCCCCCAAGGAAATGGTCTTTCGTTAAATTGAGTGTCCATTATCGTTAATAGTCCAACCTCTTGATGTAAGAGGCAATATTCCATTAACCTTCCCTGTGACATGGTTGGACAAGAGAAGCCATGGGCCTCCTTGGAACAGAAAATGTTGTCAAAGAATTTGATACGATTTAAAATCGCGAGTACATGCAGAGAGCAGATGGAAAACAACGAGCAGAGGGACAGATGAAGATTGCCAACAGAACCAAGGCGATGTGAGGAAAACCATTGAGTGGCGGGGACTGGAGAACATTGCTGGGGTTGCAATAGAGCTCTATCCAATCAAAGTGGTATCCGACAAAGTGTTTGCGGAAAAATAATGGATGGGATGGGCAGGGAGTGGGTTGTCCGTGTATGCAGCCAGCGCAGACGCCACCTGTGAATTCAATCCTAGTTAACAGCAATTCAATCACCTGGAGTTCATTAATGGCCTGTAATAATGACTGGAAATATCAGGTCGTAtcagaagctagacacaaaaagctggagtaactcttcagggagaagggtctggacttgaaacttcacctgctccttttctccagaaatgctgtctgacctactgagttactccagcattttatgtctatcttcggtttagaaacatagaaaaatagctggaggtgtaggccattcggccctttaagccagcaatgccattcaatataatcattgctgattatctaaaatcagtacccagttcttgcattttccccatatcccttgattcccttagccataagagctaaatctaactgtctcttgaaaacatccagtgaattggcctccactgccttccgcggcagagaattccacagattcacaactctctgggtgaaaaagcatttcctcatctcagtcctaaatggcttatcccttattcttaaactgtttacccgtttctggactcccccaacatcgggaacatcgggaattttatgtttctatcaggtcccctctgatccttctaaattccagtgaatacaagcccagtcgacccattctttcatcgtatgtcagtcccgccatcctacgtgaacctacgctgcactccctcaatagcaataacgtccttcctcaaattagtcgaccaaaactgcacacagtactccaggtgcggtctcaccagggccctgtacaacttcagtaggatctctgctcctaaactcaaatcctcatagtgatacagggtggaaacaggccctttggcccaactcccccacaccggcaaacaatgttccagctacacaagtcccacttgcctgcgcttgatccatatccctccaaacctgtcccatccatgtacctgtctgtttcttaaacgcggggatagtcccagcctcagctacctcatctggcagcttgctcaaagggcataccaccctttgtgtgaaaaagttacccctcagattcctattaaatcttttccccttcatgaacctatgtcctctggacctcaattcccctactctgggcaagagactacatctacccgatgtattcctcgCATGACTTTGTACATCTTTATAAGTTCAtccacatcctcctgtgctccaaggaatagagcctactcaacctccatcTCTCGCTAACACcttctcctggcaacatcctcgtaaatcatttctgaaccctttcaagcctgacaatatctttcctataacatggtgccaagaattgaacacaatactctaaatgcggtctcaccaatcttagacaactgcaatatgaccaccCAACTCTATACTCTGTCAGTCTgtcaccagaaacgtcacccattccttctctccagagatgctgcctgacccgctgttactccagcattttgtgtgtaccttcgatttaaaccagtatctgcagttttctttcctacactctatggttctttaaaccagcatctgcagttcctactaaCACAATAGTATGGGAAGCTCTGAGACTCAGGGAGAGGCACCGTGTCGCTGCGTGAGGCATTAGACAAGAGAACAGGTATGTTCTCCGTGCTCGGGTGGTTGACGGGAGGATGCTTCCACTGTCACTCATTGTGTCCGACTCGCTGTGATTGTGTGTTGCAGAGAATGGTTGCGGCTCTCCATCTTCTGCCGTTTACAGAGACTGCGATCCGTTTGTTTACGTGTGTAGGTCGAGCCCGGCATGCGAGGAAGCGGTGCTGTGCCGCTGTGATCAGAAGCTACACGTGTGTGAGGAGGGCGCCGAGTCCCCGCTCCGACACCAGCCGGAGTCTGCACACGGACGGAAGGAGTCGCGTTCGCGATCCACGTGTCCTCGGGAAGACCGTGACTGGGTGACCGTCTCGCCGACAGGCTGCTACAACTCATGCAAGTGCGGCGCCTTATCCCAGACTGCCATCTTCCCGGAGCCCATGATTCCCAGCTCGGGCCGGGATATGTGCGGAATGAACGGACAGACGAGGAAGTGCTACTTGCAAAGGACCAGCATGTTTGAAGTGGAGGATCGAGGGCCGGGCAAGTACATCAGACCCTACCCTCTCTGCAACTTATCGGGCTGTGCCCGGCCCCACGACTGCACCGGCAGCAGGAGCCTGACGGGCAGCGAGCATCCGCGGGAAGCGGCCGCGTCGGCGCCCAAGATGAAGGGGGGCTGCAGCATGTTTGGTCTGGGAGCTCGCAGGGACGAGGAGTCGACGGGCGGCTGCAGGGAGATGTGCGGCCAGGGCAGGTGCAGCAGCCCGTGCGACGACCTGTACGTCCGGGAGAAGGATGACCTGGGGACCACCTGTCTGTCCTACAAGCCGTCCGTCCTGCAGTCCGGCATGTTGGCGTCGGCAGAGGATTTCTGCACCTCCTCCATGCCGCAGCAGGTAAGGTTCTCACCTGAcacacaatggcctgcttcctttatcattgttacttttttgcacatctttcattcattgttctctatctctacaccatcgtctatctctcgtttccctttcccctgactctcagactgaagggtctcgacccgaaacatcccccattccttctctccagagatgccgcctgccccgctgttactccagttttttgtgtctgtcttctgtccgCACTCAAGGAATGTCATTTTCAGAAGCCCGGGAGGTGCGACGGTGGCCACTGTAGCCACGGCGGCGGATGCAGCGAGCGGCGGGTGCCCGCCAGGACGGGCCGGCAGCAatgtggcggcggcggcggcggcgtgtGTTTGGGCTGCGGGGGCAAGCTGGCTAGCTGCGCCCCCTTCCCCAGGGGCGACACGTCGTGGCTTAGCGCGTCCACCCAGAGCAAGCTGAAGGAGTGCCCGGCCCGGCGGCCGCACAGGAACAAGTGCTTTCTGCAGAGGCACCAGAAGCAGGAAGCCGAGTGCGAGCACAGCAGTCCCGAACACATCTTCAGGGAGGACTCGTCGTGGCTGAATggacaggtgaggggtggggatccGGCTCCGGGAGGCGGGGCTGGGGTCACAGCTCGGACTCTGGGGTGGGGGTCgacaaaacatgctggagtaactcagcgggacaggccccactttcgggagagaaggaatgggtgacgcttcgggtcgagacccttcttcagactgagagtcagtggggggtgggagactagagagatggaagggtacaaagaagaatataaggtgtgaaaacagattaaagcagacgctgctcaaggaaatgtaaaatggttaattgctggctgaggggaaggtgacaaccaggcatacaaacagtatcaTTAATCGGGAGGGCAGTGAAATTAGTTGGAgaactatggtgggggagggacggagagagggagaaagcaagggttatttgaaggtagagaaatcaatgttcacaccaatctgcccaagcgaaatatgactaCCTCTGATTTTTTTACTTCGGTCTGTCTGCCCTCCCCAACCTCCGACcatatcattccccagccccgcacggcccggttttaccctctccccaaaatccataaacacaactgctgtggcagacccattgtttctgcctgctccagtcccactgaattaatctccacacacctcgactccatcctttgGAGGGTGcaatccctcccgacctatgtccaagacagctCACCCGGCCTTGGTCTGCCCGTCTCCAGTGTGGGGGCCGGGGACGAGGGCATGTACTGCAGGACCTCGGCTCTCAGATGTATAAACAGTGCTGGGCTGGTGTTGCTCCCTCCCGCCGGGTACCTGGGCTGACAGTGGGCCGAGCTGCAGCAGGAAGCTGGGACCCTCCCAGAGGAGCTGACGGGGGTGACATGAgccgggggtggggtggagggttgAAAAATCTCAGGCTGTGTCCCCACCCCTAGTCGAATGCCCAACGTCAGTGGCAAATAAACTGCCAGACACAGCCGGAATGGTGGCGaatacagggggagagggggtggcaaCTGGCCAGAATTACCCGTTAGAGTCAAGAGCCTCGGTAACCGAACGGCCTGCACAGCAATCCTGTGTTTCCCTGGGTTTCAGAGGGTACAGCTGTTCTACATTCAGGGCTGACGCCCAGAGATGGAGCATTGaagaaacagtacagcacaatgtttatgccaaacatgCACCGTCAAACTGATCTCCTTTGCTTGcaccatccatatccctcaaccctgaatatccatgtgtctatctgaaagcctcttaaatgccactatcctctctgcctccactcccccacctgcGTGTTCCAGACTCCTACCACACTCAGTGTGTTTCCTCCTCTCACTTATAGCTATTCCCCCTATTGTAGGGCATTACCACCCTGGGCAAAGGTGctgactcatgattttatatccgtctatcaggtctcccttcaacctctaacATTTCAGAGTAAACACTCCTGGTCTACGCAACCTTttgctgtagctaataccctgtaatccaggcatcattctggtaaacctctgcaccctctccaaagccttcacatccttcaaaGGGACGATCAGTGCTGCATGCAAGACTCCCAGTGCAGCAAACTAATCTTTGCTCCTGTGGACTGACCTGGGAGCTGGGAACTGACCCTGTGACCCCGCTGACTGCCAGTGGCTTCAGGGCTGAGTAGCCGCACCTGgtcttgccacagaaggtagttgaggccagttcattggctatatttaagagggagttagatgtggcccttgtcgctaaagggatcagggggtatggagagaaggcaggtacgggatactgagttggatgatcagccatgatcatattgaatggcggtgcaggctcgaagggccgaatggcctactcctgcacctattttctatgtttctattgcatcCTGGGTGGTTTAGCCAGTGCAAGCTCTTGGTACTGGGCCAGGGGTGGGGGGTCAGGTAGAAAAACAGCACCTCAAAACCCACTgaaaagggaggtgctgtggtagtctggcgggctgacctctaccggaccgaggccagacgacaaccctcctacttatccttggaccatgaccccaccgacgagcaccagaccttaatcatcagcaccatcacagacctcaccatttccggcactctaccctctaatgcctccaaactcatagttccccagccctgcacgacccgattttacctcctacctaaaatccataaacagaactgtcccggcagacccattgtctctgcctgttcatgtcccaccgaacttatttccacctacctcgactccatcctatccccccaggtCAAATCCCTccacacctatgtccaagacacctcacatgctcaccatctcctcgataacttccggttcccaggcccccactccctcatctttaccatggatgtccagtcactctgaaattccatcccccacaaggatggtcttgaagccctccgtttcttcctcgaacgtagaaccagccaatccccatcaactaacactctcctccgccaagcagagctggttcttacccgtaacaacttatcctttgactcctcccacttcctccaaaccagaggcgtagctatgggcactcgcatgggccctagctatgcctgcctctttgtcgggtacgtcgaacaatccctgttccgggcatacaccggccccatccccgaactctacctccgctacatcgatgactgcattggtgtattgtaccaatgcagaactcactgacttcaaacACTTAacatccaatttccatcctgctcttaaatatacttggactatctccgatatctccctcccgtttctggacctcaccatctccattacaggagacagactagtgactgacatctactataaacccactgactcgcacaaccTCTTCCcaacctgtctcctgcaaaaagtctatcccctactcccaattcctccgtctacgccgcatctgcgcccgggatgaggtgtttcacactagggcatcagagatgtcctcattcttcagggaacggggcttcccctcttccattatagatgaggctctcactagggtctcttctacatcccgcagctccgctcttgctccccctccccccacgcaaaagaaggacagaatccccctcgttctctccttccaccccaccagccagcgtatccaacaaatcatcctccaacatttccgtcacctacaacgggatcccactactggccacatcttcccatcccctcccctttctgcgttccacagagatcgttccctccataactccctgatccactcgtcccttcctacccaaactaccccctccccgggcactttcccctgcaaccgcaggagatgcaacacctgtccctttacctcccccctcaactccatccaaggacccaaacagtctttccaggtgagacagaggttcacctgcacctcctccaacctcatctattgtatccgctgctctagatgtcaacttctttacatcggcgatcgtttcgcacaacaccttcgctcagtccgccttaaccaacctgatcttccggtggctgagcacttcaactccccctcccactcccagtctgacctttctggcatgggcctcctccagtgccatcgtgaggcccaccggaaattggaggaacagcacctcatatttcgcttgggcagcttgcggtatgaacattgacttctccaacttgagatagttcctctgtccctctctttcctcccccttcccagttctccctctatcttcctttctccacctatatccttcctttgttctgcccccctgacatcagtctgaagaagggtctcgacccgaaacgtcacccattccttctctcctgagatgctgcctgacctgctgagtgacttcagcattttgtgaaataaataccttcgatttgtaccagcatctgcagttattttcttacacctcaaaACTCAATGTCAACCCACAATGTTATccctctgcatgtgtgtgtgctgcAATGATGTGCACTATGCCCATCTCCCAGTCTAACTATGTCTGTGCCTACTAGCTCTGTGCTTGTCTAACTCTGCCTCTGTGTTTTCATTTGTCTAACTGTGGGTCTCTGTCTGCCTAGCTGTGAATGTTTCTCTCTAGCTGTGACTGGGTCTCTGCCTAGCTCCGTATCTGTTTGACTCTGTGTCTGTTTAACTGTCTGTGTATGTGTCTTTGTCCTGGTGTTTGTCTAATTCTTGTCTGTCTCTATGCCTGTGTGTTTGTCTAACTCCGTGCCTGTGCGCATCCTTCCATGGATAGCATTCACTTTCTCTGAGTGGGAGTCAGGAGTTCACATCCCACTGCAGACACAAAGCCACCTCAGCAACCGAGATCTACATGGACTTTTAGTAGCATGATgtgctttggttttgcactatgatGGTCTGGTCATTTGTCTGTAAAATTGccagaagtaagaatttcattgcttcgTTCCAGGTGCACAAGAACATTACATTAAATGCTATTGACAAACTCTCCACCGTGTGGGTTGTTCCCGAAGATGAGCAGCGGGTAAAgatagctgctgtaaattgttgattgtggatgatcagccatgatcacaatgaatgggctcgaagggccaaatggcctcctgctgcacctatttcctatgtttctttgTCCCAGTATAGGTTGATGATGGAGTCTGGGTAAGGGTGggtgttgatggaaatgtggggagaatgggaCAAAGAGACAATTAGAGGCGGCACTCTTTGAGCCAGGTTAGACCCGATGAACCCAATCCCATCCTATTTCAAACGCAAATAGAGATATACGGAAGGGATATTGAAGGGTGGATAAAGGAAGCATATGACAGGTGTGAAAATGAATTGGGCCCTTCATAAGTATCTGAGCccaaaataaaggcgaggagccgggtattttgggaggtttgattttattactgttgtcagaccggtcaagtctgctgcaaataactttgcgcccaaaacctcgtcctttatatccatagcaaagggccgcccccctggaccggtccattcccgtgccgaggggtcggtagtggtatggcccgacccttgggagctgccacaggaccccccccagaaccggaggcacgaaacgcactggtggtcgcacaacccgaccggaccgcgtacgaaaatTGGCCGACAGAGGGgccagcggaggcacagttggagggacaggtggtgggacccgcaaaggggggcgacctcgtggccgaggctgggcaacccgcaccggttgctcgatgtccaagtgggccggcttcaagcggtcaattgacacggcctccggccggccccccatgtccaagacaaaggttgtctgtccgtgctccagcacccggtacgggcgcTCATACGGcatctggagtggcgtccggtgggcgtcacggcgcaggaacacaaaggtgcagtcccggagggccgatggcacataagggcggaatgtcccatggcgggacgtcggcacaggtgcgagcttgccaactcgctctcgaagatgctgtagggtggatgagggtggttcctctcgccccggcaacgagggcacgaactccccgggcaccgtgagtggtgactccgctgatgatgaagccaggtcctccttgggcgcagtacggatgcccagcaagacacatggtagctcgtccatccagtctgggccggagagtcgcgccttcagcgctgtcttcagctgccggtggaacctctccaccaggccgtttgcctgcgggtgataggccgtggtatggtgcagccgcacgcccaacaggtgagccatggccgaccacagctcagaggtgaactgtggcccccggtccgacgagatgaccaccggcaccccaaagcgagcaatccagtgcgcggccaacgcatgagcgcatgtagctgtggatgtgtcggccagcggtatggcctccggccaccgcgtgaagcggtccaccactgtgaggaggtgggtgaggccccgggacggcgggagagggcccacaatgtccacgtgcaggtggtcgaaacgccaGCGTggtagaccgatctcctggagtggcgcccggacgtggcgttggatcttcgccgtctggcacggaatgcaggtgcgggcccagtggccaacctgcttgcgcagaccgtgccacatgaaccgtgcagctaccagtgcggtcgtcgcccgAATAGATGGGTGAGCCAgaccgtggaccacgtcgaacaccctccggcgccatgcggcagggacgatggggcgcggctgacctgccgacacatcgcacagtatcgtcgctcctccggggcccagggggacatcctcaaggcggaggccaga contains:
- the LOC144604612 gene encoding uncharacterized protein LOC144604612 isoform X1, producing MQRENGCGSPSSAVYRDCDPFVYVCRSSPACEEAVLCRCDQKLHVCEEGAESPLRHQPESAHGRKESRSRSTCPREDRDWVTVSPTGCYNSCKCGALSQTAIFPEPMIPSSGRDMCGMNGQTRKCYLQRTSMFEVEDRGPGKYIRPYPLCNLSGCARPHDCTGSRSLTGSEHPREAAASAPKMKGGCSMFGLGARRDEESTGGCREMCGQGRCSSPCDDLYVREKDDLGTTCLSYKPSVLQSGMLASAEDFCTSSMPQQECHFQKPGRCDGGHCSHGGGCSERRVPARTGRQQCGGGGGGVCLGCGGKLASCAPFPRGDTSWLSASTQSKLKECPARRPHRNKCFLQRHQKQEAECEHSSPEHIFREDSSWLNGQLPCQHQCCKRCKSQPTPERALCSQCSDDNNSLMSIRQGDCHASNCRNNGTSAPIMCSLPQWPRHLLMQNSGAQATTTVYKD
- the LOC144604612 gene encoding uncharacterized protein LOC144604612 isoform X2 → MQRENGCGSPSSAVYRDCDPFVYVCRSSPACEEAVLCRCDQKLHVCEEGAESPLRHQPESAHGRKESRSRSTCPREDRDWVTVSPTGCYNSCKCGALSQTAIFPEPMIPSSGRDMCGMNGQTRKCYLQRTSMFEVEDRGPGKYIRPYPLCNLSGCARPHDCTGSRSLTGSEHPREAAASAPKMKGGCSMFGLGARRDEESTGGCREMCGQGRCSSPCDDLYVREKDDLGTTCLSYKPSVLQSGMLASAEDFCTSSMPQQKPGRCDGGHCSHGGGCSERRVPARTGRQQCGGGGGGVCLGCGGKLASCAPFPRGDTSWLSASTQSKLKECPARRPHRNKCFLQRHQKQEAECEHSSPEHIFREDSSWLNGQLPCQHQCCKRCKSQPTPERALCSQCSDDNNSLMSIRQGDCHASNCRNNGTSAPIMCSLPQWPRHLLMQNSGAQATTTVYKD